CCAACTGCATCAGTTGCTCGTAGCCGAGCGCGGCCTCGACCGCGAGGTTCAGCCGGAAGCCGCGCAGGCCCATGCTGGCGGTGAGCTGGGTCGCGATCGGATAGGCCTTCAGATAGCGTTCCTTCGGCGACGACTCTGATGCCGGCGGCGCGGCCGGCGCTGCAGGCAGGGCCGGCGCAGCCTGTGCGTTGCGCGATGCGGAGACAGGGTGCGCTGCCCCCGGGGATTCGTAGCAGGTAGTTCTAGAGTCCGATCACCCGAATTGGAGATCGGACCGATGAAGAAGCGATACACCGAGGAGCAGATCATTGGCTTTCTGCGCGAGGCCGATGCCGGATTGCCGGTCAAGGAGCTGTGCAGGAAGCATGGTTTCAGCGAGCCGAGCTACTACGCCTGGAAGGCCAAGTTCGGCGGCATGAA
This genomic interval from Burkholderiaceae bacterium contains the following:
- a CDS encoding Insertion element IS407 (Burkholderia multivorans) transposase, whose product is MKKRYTEEQIIGFLREADAGLPVKELCRKHGFSEPSYYAWKAKFGGMNVSDAQRLKALEAENTKLKKLLANSMLEIDAMREVLKGK